From a region of the Cucumis sativus cultivar 9930 chromosome 6, Cucumber_9930_V3, whole genome shotgun sequence genome:
- the LOC116404498 gene encoding pectinesterase inhibitor-like, whose protein sequence is MANNSCLIIISLVGVLSFTIISNVASSNDVVSTICPKTSNPQFCSSVLKSAGTTNLKGLAVYTLNLAHTNAEKSLTLANSLAKTATNPQLKQRYSSCAESYDEAIGDIENAQKDLALGDFNGVNIVTSGAMTNIGDCQDKFAQPPKDTSLLLKNGKTLNDICSIILVISNLL, encoded by the coding sequence atggccAATAACTCTTGTCTCATTATTATCTCTCTCGTTGGAGTTCTTTCGTTCACCATCATTTCAAATGTGGCATCATCTAATGACGTCGTTTCCACCATCTGTCCAAAAACCTCAAATCCacaattttgttcaagtgTGTTGAAATCTGCAGGCACTACAAATCTAAAAGGCTTGGCTGTATACACCTTAAACCTTGCTCATACAAATGCTGAAAAATCTTTGACTCTAGCCAACTCACTGGCAAAAACCGCCACCAATCCTCAACTTAAGCAACGATATTCGTCTTGTGCTGAGAGCTATGATGAAGCTATTGGTGACATTGAAAATGCCCAAAAGGACTTGGCACTTGGGGACTTTAATGGTGTCAATATTGTAACTTCTGGTGCCATGACTAATATTGGTGACTGTCAGGATAAGTTCGCACAGCCGCCTAAGGATACATCGTTGCTTTTGAAGAATGGCAAGACTCTAAATGATATATGCAGcattattttggttatatcCAATCTTCTTTGA
- the LOC101220078 gene encoding multiple organellar RNA editing factor 3, mitochondrial gives MASSATRRTLFTVLSRSISSSSSSSSSFLLPSPPISSRLRFAFPLLNRQDQIIPASFNLPIRFKASGSGYSPLNDPSPNWSNRPPKETILLDGCDYEHWLIVLEFPNDPKPSEEEMVNTYVKTLAAVVGSEEEAKKKIYSVSTTTYTGFGALISEELSYKVKELPGVLWVLPDSYLDVPNKDYGGDLFIDGKVIPRPQYRYHDRPQQPGRNRPRPRYDRRRETMQVDRRQPIQRQNWGQNQSDPMQPPPSMDGQNRVQSGIGDFSTNPGEFNRSNTD, from the exons ATGGCGTCCTCAGCTACTCGGCGCACGTTATTCACTGTTCTTAGCCGAAgcatttcttcatcttcatcatcttcttcttcctttttacttCCATCTCCTCCTATTTCTTCTCGCCTGCGATTTGCTTTTCCTCTCCTCAACAGACAGGATCAAATAATCCCTGCATCATTCAATCTTCCAATTCGATTCAAGGCTTCCGGATCCGGCTACTCTCCACTCAACGACCCGTCTCCTAATTGGAGCAATCGACCTCCGAAAGAGACGATACTTCTCGATGGCTGCGATTACGAGCACTGGCTGATAGTGCTGGAGTTTCCTAATGACCCGAAACCATCGGAGGAAGAGATGGTTAATACTTATGTCAAAACTCTAGCTGCTGTTGTTGGAAG TGAGGAAGAGgcgaagaagaaaatatactCGGTTAGTACAACTACGTATACTGGGTTTGGTGCATTGATTTCGGAAGAGCTTTCTTACAAAGTGAAAG AATTGCCAGGTGTTCTATGGGTTTTACCAGATTCATATCTTGACGTTCCGAACAAAGATTACGGAG GTGACTTGTTTATTGATGGAAAGGTCATCCCAAGACCGCAATATAGGTACCATGATAGGCCACAACAACCTGGTAGAAACAGGCCTCGTCCACGGTATGATAGACGGCGAGAAACTATGCAAGTTGATCGGAGACAACCGATTCAGAGACAGAACTGGGGTCAAAATCAGAGTGATCCAATGCAGCCACCACCCTCCATGGATGGTCAAAATAGAGTTCAAAGTGGTATTGGAGATTTCTCGACAAATCCAGGCGAGTTTAATCGGAGCAACACTGATTGA
- the LOC116401626 gene encoding multiple organellar RNA editing factor 3, mitochondrial-like, with protein sequence MASSATRRTLFTVLSRSLSSSSSSSSSFLLPSPISSRLRFAFPLLNRQVQITPNSFNLPIRCKASESESSLLNDPSPNSSKRPPKDSIPYDGCDYEHWLIVLDFPNDPKPSEEEMVNSYVKTLAAVVGSEEEAKEKIYSVCTTTYTGFGALISEELSRKMKELPGVRWVFPDSYQDVPNKDYGGDLFIDGKVIPRPQFRHNVTQQNNRSPSRYGRH encoded by the exons ATGGCGTCCTCAGCCACTCGGCGCACATTATTCACTGTTCTTAGCCGAAGcctctcttcatcttcatcatcttcttcttccttcttacTTCCATCTCCTATTTCTTCTCGCCTGCGTTTCGCTTTTCCTCTCCTCAACAGACAGGTTCAAATAACCCCTAATTCATTTAATCTTCCTATTCGATGCAAGGCTTCGGAATCCGAATCCTCTCTACTCAACGATCCTTCTCCTAATTCGAGCAAGCGACCTCCAAAAGATTCAATACCCTACGATGGCTGCGATTACGAGCACTGGCTGATAGTGCTGGATTTTCCTAATGACCCGAAACCATCGGAGGAAGAGATGGTTAATTCTTATGTCAAAACTCTGGCCGCTGTTGTCGGAAG TGAGGAAGAGGCGAAGGAGAAAATATACTCAGTTTGTACTACCACGTATACTGGATTTGGTGCATTGATTTCGGAAGAGCTTTCTCGGAAAATGAAAG AATTGCCAGGTGTTCGATGGGTTTTTCCAGATTCATATCAAGATGTTCCGAACAAAGATTACGGAG GTGATTTGTTTATTGATGGAAAGGTCATCCCAAGACCACAGTTTAGGCATAATGTTACACAACAAAACAATCGTAGTCCTTCACGGTATGGTAGACACTGA